The following coding sequences are from one Pseudarthrobacter sp. ATCC 49987 window:
- a CDS encoding DEAD/DEAH box helicase: MPSHPDESAALAIQTPAINDRSLAAGLAYAMGSRVSGMSFDAATGLMLGKVRGGSDVPYSTTAKLVRKAGGWSCTVGVCSCPVRKDCKHVAALLFAAEDNPAIRVQLLAPADVSRLSRPAPVLDVPDWEQALSPLIAQPGITQSTNGIPLALQFEIEEPAPHFSYTGRRDPLRSVRQLKARPVIMGAKGKWIRGDVSWNTLSYLSYRRECNEAHVEWMQEFLASHTALANRQHAGTGLWLGLNTYAGKNLWSLLAQARKIGVALVHSRGAEPVRFVEQPASVGLNLARFGAAPVPAEADGTVVLPAAGDADDGGLSLAPTITVEGEVVDPASVGTIGRPAHGIFLTSGPDALPGAAPTDAVITLAPLEGGLSEELLTFVTAGTTLHIPARDESRFLTGFYPKLKQSARVTASDESVELPQLAVPTLSLLANYGADHRVRLHWEWHYKSGKLVTAQPLWRHPGDHGYRDDPAEARILEAVGQPWDVVPALGESATGGWGTPRLSASAELSGLDTLAFTEELLPGLREVPGVSVDTAGEIADYREAEEAPVVSISTKATEQRDWFDLGIQISLEGQPVSFAAVFSALAAGQTKMLLPSGAYFSLDLPELHQLRALIEEARELQDNKDAPLQISRFQAGLWDELAQLGIVDQQAAAWREAVGGLLEGGAKGLPLPATLNAELRPYQLEGFNWLSFLYRHGLGGVLADDMGLGKTVQALALICAAKDAAVAPAAAADGSAAATVPGAAPGAAPGAAPFLVVAPTSVVGNWEAETARFAPGLTVRAISETFAKSGSSPTEAMAGADIVITSYALFRIDYEAYASKEWAGLVLDEAQFVKNHQSKAYQCARKLPAVFKLAITGTPLENNLMEFWALTSIVAPGLFSSPKRFAESYQKPVEKNGDKAQLDKLRRRVRPLMMRRTKEQVIHDLPPKQEQILEVVLNPRHQKVYQTHLQRERQKILGLIDDVNKNRFTIFQSLTLLRQLSLDPSLIDPSLSGVRSSKLDVLFEQLEDLVAEGHRALIFSQFTGFLGKVRERLVEENIEFCYLDGSTRNRTDVVNEFKNGAAPVFLISLKAGGFGLNLTEADYVFLLDPWWNPASEAQAVDRTHRIGQARNVMVYRLVAKDTIEEKVMALKARKSQLFADVMEGDALSGGALTAEDLAGLFND; encoded by the coding sequence ATGCCATCCCATCCGGACGAGAGTGCGGCACTGGCAATACAGACTCCCGCGATCAACGACCGCTCCCTGGCGGCCGGACTTGCCTACGCCATGGGGAGCCGCGTTTCGGGTATGTCCTTCGACGCCGCCACCGGTCTCATGCTCGGCAAGGTGCGTGGCGGCTCCGATGTGCCGTATTCGACGACGGCGAAGCTGGTCCGGAAGGCGGGCGGCTGGAGCTGCACCGTGGGGGTGTGCAGCTGCCCGGTCCGGAAGGACTGCAAGCATGTTGCCGCCCTGTTGTTCGCGGCCGAGGACAACCCTGCGATCCGTGTCCAGCTGCTGGCCCCCGCCGACGTCAGCCGACTGTCCCGGCCGGCCCCGGTGCTTGACGTGCCGGACTGGGAACAGGCGCTCAGCCCGCTGATTGCCCAGCCGGGAATCACGCAGTCCACCAATGGCATCCCGCTGGCACTCCAGTTCGAAATTGAAGAACCCGCCCCGCACTTCTCCTACACCGGGCGCCGCGACCCGCTGCGCAGCGTCCGCCAGCTTAAGGCCCGTCCGGTGATCATGGGCGCGAAGGGAAAATGGATCCGCGGCGACGTCTCCTGGAACACCCTGAGCTACCTGAGCTACCGGCGCGAGTGCAACGAGGCCCACGTCGAGTGGATGCAGGAGTTCCTCGCGTCACACACCGCCCTGGCGAACCGTCAGCACGCGGGGACGGGGCTGTGGCTGGGCCTGAACACCTACGCTGGCAAGAACCTGTGGAGCCTGCTGGCCCAGGCCCGGAAGATCGGCGTCGCCCTCGTCCACAGCCGCGGGGCGGAACCCGTGCGGTTCGTTGAGCAGCCGGCATCCGTCGGGCTCAACCTGGCCCGCTTCGGCGCCGCGCCGGTCCCCGCCGAGGCGGACGGCACCGTTGTGCTGCCGGCTGCCGGCGACGCGGACGACGGCGGGCTGTCGCTCGCCCCCACCATCACCGTTGAGGGGGAGGTGGTCGATCCGGCCTCCGTCGGGACCATCGGACGCCCCGCCCACGGGATCTTCCTGACCTCCGGCCCGGACGCACTGCCCGGAGCCGCACCGACGGACGCCGTCATTACGCTCGCCCCGCTCGAAGGCGGCCTCAGTGAGGAACTCCTGACCTTCGTCACGGCCGGAACCACGCTGCACATTCCGGCCCGGGACGAGAGCCGTTTCCTGACCGGCTTCTATCCCAAGCTCAAGCAGAGCGCCCGGGTCACAGCCTCCGACGAGTCCGTGGAGCTGCCCCAGCTGGCCGTACCCACCCTGTCGCTGCTGGCCAACTACGGCGCCGACCACCGGGTCCGGCTGCACTGGGAATGGCATTACAAGTCCGGCAAGCTCGTCACGGCCCAGCCGCTGTGGCGCCACCCCGGCGATCACGGCTACCGCGACGACCCTGCCGAGGCCCGCATCCTTGAGGCAGTCGGGCAGCCCTGGGATGTGGTTCCAGCCTTAGGCGAGTCGGCCACGGGAGGCTGGGGAACGCCGCGGCTGTCAGCCTCGGCGGAACTCAGCGGCCTGGACACCCTGGCGTTCACCGAGGAGCTGCTCCCGGGGCTCCGCGAGGTCCCCGGCGTTTCGGTGGACACGGCCGGCGAAATCGCCGACTACCGGGAGGCCGAAGAGGCGCCGGTCGTGTCCATCTCCACGAAGGCCACCGAGCAGCGGGACTGGTTCGACCTGGGCATCCAGATTTCCCTGGAGGGCCAGCCGGTGTCCTTCGCGGCCGTTTTCTCCGCGCTGGCGGCCGGCCAGACCAAGATGCTGCTCCCCAGCGGGGCCTATTTCTCTCTGGACCTGCCCGAACTCCACCAGCTCCGGGCCCTGATTGAAGAGGCCCGGGAACTGCAGGACAACAAGGACGCCCCACTGCAGATCAGCCGATTCCAGGCCGGGCTCTGGGACGAACTGGCGCAACTCGGCATTGTGGACCAGCAGGCCGCGGCCTGGCGCGAGGCTGTCGGCGGGCTGCTGGAAGGCGGCGCGAAGGGCCTGCCGTTGCCGGCAACCCTCAATGCCGAGCTTCGCCCGTACCAGCTGGAGGGCTTCAACTGGCTCAGTTTCCTCTACCGCCACGGACTCGGCGGGGTACTGGCCGATGACATGGGCCTGGGCAAGACCGTGCAGGCGCTGGCGCTGATCTGCGCCGCTAAGGACGCGGCAGTTGCTCCCGCTGCAGCTGCCGACGGCAGCGCTGCCGCCACGGTGCCTGGCGCTGCGCCCGGTGCTGCGCCCGGTGCTGCGCCTTTTCTGGTGGTGGCCCCCACAAGTGTCGTGGGCAACTGGGAGGCGGAGACCGCGCGGTTCGCGCCCGGTCTGACCGTGCGCGCCATCAGCGAAACCTTCGCCAAGAGCGGCTCAAGCCCCACGGAGGCGATGGCCGGTGCGGACATCGTCATTACGTCCTACGCCCTGTTCCGGATCGACTACGAGGCCTACGCCTCCAAGGAGTGGGCCGGGCTGGTCCTGGACGAGGCCCAGTTCGTCAAGAACCACCAGTCCAAGGCCTACCAGTGTGCCCGGAAGCTTCCGGCGGTGTTCAAACTCGCGATCACCGGCACCCCGCTGGAGAACAACCTGATGGAGTTCTGGGCGCTCACCTCGATTGTGGCGCCGGGGCTCTTCTCCAGCCCGAAGCGGTTCGCCGAGTCCTACCAGAAGCCGGTTGAAAAGAACGGCGACAAGGCCCAGCTGGACAAGCTCCGGCGTCGGGTCCGCCCGCTGATGATGCGGCGCACCAAGGAACAGGTCATCCACGACCTTCCGCCCAAGCAGGAGCAGATCCTCGAGGTTGTGCTGAACCCGCGGCACCAGAAGGTCTACCAGACGCACCTGCAGCGCGAACGCCAGAAGATCCTGGGACTGATCGACGACGTCAACAAGAACCGCTTCACGATCTTCCAGTCCCTCACGCTGCTGCGGCAGCTCAGCCTGGATCCCTCGCTGATCGATCCCTCGCTCTCGGGGGTCCGGTCCAGCAAGCTCGACGTGCTCTTCGAACAGCTGGAGGACCTGGTGGCGGAAGGGCACCGCGCCCTCATCTTCAGCCAGTTCACCGGGTTCCTGGGCAAGGTCCGCGAGCGGCTCGTCGAGGAGAACATCGAGTTCTGCTATCTCGACGGCAGCACCCGCAACCGCACCGACGTCGTCAATGAGTTCAAGAACGGCGCCGCCCCGGTGTTCCTGATCAGCCTCAAAGCCGGTGGCTTCGGCCTGAACCTCACGGAGGCGGACTACGTGTTCCTGCTGGACCCGTGGTGGAACCCGGCCTCGGAGGCGCAGGCAGTGGACCGCACGCACCGGATCGGGCAGGCCCGCAACGTCATGGTGTACCGGCTCGTCGCCAAGGACACCATCGAGGAAAAGGTCATGGCGCTCAAGGCCCGGAAGTCCCAGCTGTTCGCCGACGTCATGGAAGGCGACGCGCTCTCCGGTGGGGCACTCACGGCGGAGGACCTGGCCGGGCTGTTTAACGACTGA
- a CDS encoding DUF3846 domain-containing protein, whose translation MRQTRTALIIPARLSHPIRVEEIDTALATRQTLVEGNVGAISCMDWHAYLNDEADFIPLPLNVRAEVLIREAGLHLEETVSGTVVFLGHKNDGGEADAPAHLLRLAARLFDTARPAPVMVQ comes from the coding sequence ATGCGCCAGACTCGTACCGCCCTGATTATCCCGGCCCGCCTGAGCCACCCCATTCGCGTCGAGGAGATCGACACGGCTCTTGCCACACGGCAGACCCTGGTTGAAGGAAACGTCGGAGCAATCAGTTGCATGGATTGGCACGCCTATCTGAACGACGAGGCAGACTTCATCCCCCTGCCCCTGAACGTCCGGGCCGAAGTGCTGATCCGCGAAGCAGGTCTGCATCTCGAGGAGACCGTCAGCGGGACGGTTGTGTTCCTCGGACACAAAAACGACGGCGGCGAGGCAGATGCACCTGCACACCTGCTCCGGCTGGCCGCGCGCCTCTTCGACACAGCGCGCCCGGCACCGGTCATGGTCCAGTAG
- a CDS encoding DMP19 family protein, which translates to MSNGLSTTLPATGYATVLPRAVINGSDADVVDANVDVVNAMYAELLDIEEIAPNALRSYYVDFYLTQSLGGGFAQYVFTAPERQDIDAYIRAGLESMGAAAHLDLFNRTVAAFDSLSEEEADAYLDGDADLDSGTDGVPDVVGLLEELDSEFETLLETEDIIALNAAWLRDLADLLVLDEEELDRHIAERVSRIPNLAERQAEAAEGDLLDMPEFEMIIRELCDVAGHTLLKITMGDPNYDHEGQTTLAWHFTTDQGEFLMLEDEREAVMIHPESKEILAAVEFEVEDD; encoded by the coding sequence ATGAGCAACGGCCTTTCCACCACCCTGCCCGCCACCGGTTACGCGACGGTCCTGCCGCGGGCGGTCATCAACGGCAGCGACGCGGACGTCGTTGACGCAAACGTGGACGTGGTCAATGCCATGTACGCGGAGTTGCTCGACATCGAGGAAATCGCGCCGAACGCGCTGCGCAGCTACTACGTCGACTTCTACCTGACGCAGTCGCTGGGCGGCGGGTTCGCCCAGTACGTCTTTACCGCGCCCGAACGCCAGGACATCGACGCCTACATCCGGGCCGGGCTCGAAAGCATGGGGGCCGCCGCTCACCTGGACCTCTTCAACCGCACCGTGGCTGCCTTCGATTCCCTCTCCGAGGAGGAAGCAGACGCGTATCTTGATGGGGACGCGGATCTGGACAGCGGCACGGACGGCGTCCCGGACGTGGTCGGACTCCTGGAAGAGCTCGACAGCGAGTTCGAAACCCTGCTGGAGACCGAAGACATCATCGCGCTGAACGCCGCGTGGCTCCGGGACCTGGCAGACCTCCTGGTCCTGGACGAGGAGGAGCTCGACCGCCACATCGCCGAGCGTGTGTCCCGGATCCCGAACCTGGCGGAGCGCCAGGCCGAGGCCGCTGAAGGTGATCTGCTCGACATGCCGGAATTCGAAATGATCATCCGCGAGCTCTGCGACGTGGCAGGCCACACCCTCCTGAAGATCACCATGGGCGACCCCAACTATGACCACGAGGGCCAGACCACCCTGGCCTGGCATTTCACCACGGACCAGGGCGAGTTCCTCATGCTCGAGGACGAACGCGAAGCGGTCATGATCCACCCGGAGAGCAAGGAGATTCTGGCCGCCGTCGAGTTCGAGGTCGAGGACGACTGA
- a CDS encoding COG4315 family predicted lipoprotein, with protein MKKHLSIGLSAFALAALLSGCAGTSGTATSTTPAAATTPPGSAAAGSAPASTSAPAAAGPDLKVADSTAGRIVVDGKGMSVYFYTKDVKDSGTSTCTGGCIAAWPPALAAGDTPTVDGVTGTVGTIATPEGKKQLTINGMPVYYYAKDAAAGDIRGQGVGSVWYLVAPSGDMITGTSGY; from the coding sequence ATGAAAAAGCACCTCAGCATTGGCCTGTCCGCTTTCGCCCTCGCCGCACTGCTCTCCGGCTGTGCCGGCACCAGCGGGACTGCCACGTCCACGACGCCGGCGGCCGCCACGACGCCGCCCGGCAGTGCCGCAGCGGGTTCGGCTCCGGCTTCCACCTCTGCACCGGCCGCGGCCGGGCCGGATCTCAAGGTCGCGGATTCCACCGCCGGCAGGATCGTCGTCGACGGCAAAGGCATGAGCGTCTACTTCTACACGAAGGACGTCAAAGACTCCGGGACGAGCACCTGCACCGGCGGGTGCATCGCCGCATGGCCTCCGGCCCTCGCCGCCGGTGACACGCCAACGGTCGACGGCGTCACCGGCACCGTGGGCACCATCGCCACCCCGGAGGGCAAGAAGCAGCTGACCATCAACGGGATGCCCGTGTACTACTACGCCAAGGATGCGGCGGCCGGGGACATCCGGGGCCAGGGTGTGGGCAGCGTCTGGTACCTCGTGGCCCCCTCAGGTGACATGATCACCGGCACCTCCGGGTACTAA
- a CDS encoding sigma-70 family RNA polymerase sigma factor: MSLDEDVVAAIYRDHGPALRRFVLSACRDPHMADDVVQETVLRVWQQAPQITGSLRSYLFRTARNIMIDNYRKAQRRPREATERDLADPADGEERVDELLNRVLMEEALLRLSAEHRDVLVALHYRRYTVQEASVSLNIPSGTVKSRAFYAVRALRTILDEMGVQR; this comes from the coding sequence ATGTCGCTCGACGAAGACGTGGTGGCGGCGATTTACCGCGACCACGGGCCGGCGCTCAGGCGTTTCGTCCTGAGTGCCTGCCGGGATCCGCACATGGCGGACGACGTCGTGCAGGAAACAGTGCTGCGGGTCTGGCAGCAGGCCCCCCAGATCACGGGAAGCCTGCGCAGCTACCTGTTCCGGACGGCCCGCAACATCATGATCGACAACTACCGCAAGGCCCAGCGCCGGCCCCGCGAGGCGACAGAACGGGACCTGGCAGACCCGGCCGACGGCGAGGAACGCGTGGACGAACTCCTCAACCGGGTACTGATGGAAGAGGCGCTGCTCCGGCTCAGCGCGGAGCACCGGGACGTTCTGGTGGCCCTCCATTACCGCCGCTACACCGTGCAGGAGGCATCGGTCAGTTTGAATATCCCCAGCGGAACAGTGAAGTCCCGCGCGTTCTACGCCGTGCGGGCCCTCCGGACGATCCTTGATGAGATGGGGGTGCAGCGGTGA
- a CDS encoding anti-sigma factor family protein — translation MSATDLHQLLGAYLLGGLEPEEAAAFEQHLGSCADCRRELDELASLPALLDALPVPDAVALGAAAATTGRKPATPEPPPSGPTPAVMPRQLLDELSTRRRRIRRRWTAALAAAAAGCLALGILAAPLVNQPPKPDASYSVQAGDGLQFTVGMVKKTWGTELAVEGRSLPVDGTLSLWVKASDGGEDRACAWTATPSGRVRITGATPLQLANIASVEMRNGQQQTMAVIAVPRE, via the coding sequence GTGAGCGCCACGGACCTGCACCAACTGCTCGGCGCCTACCTGCTCGGCGGGCTGGAACCCGAGGAGGCCGCCGCCTTTGAGCAGCACCTGGGCAGCTGCGCGGACTGCCGGCGTGAGCTGGACGAGCTGGCCAGCCTCCCGGCGCTGCTGGACGCGCTCCCGGTGCCCGACGCCGTCGCCCTCGGCGCCGCTGCCGCCACCACCGGGCGGAAACCGGCGACGCCGGAACCGCCGCCGTCGGGCCCCACGCCTGCCGTCATGCCGCGGCAGCTTCTCGACGAACTGTCCACACGTCGCCGGAGAATACGACGCCGGTGGACCGCAGCGCTCGCCGCAGCGGCAGCGGGCTGCCTGGCTCTCGGAATCCTGGCGGCGCCGCTGGTCAATCAGCCGCCCAAGCCGGACGCCAGCTACTCCGTCCAGGCCGGCGACGGGCTGCAGTTCACGGTGGGGATGGTCAAAAAGACCTGGGGCACTGAGCTCGCCGTCGAAGGCCGGAGCCTCCCGGTGGACGGGACCCTGTCGCTGTGGGTGAAGGCCAGCGACGGCGGCGAAGACCGCGCCTGCGCATGGACGGCAACGCCGAGCGGGAGGGTCAGGATCACCGGAGCCACGCCCCTGCAGCTTGCCAACATAGCCAGCGTTGAGATGCGGAACGGGCAGCAGCAGACCATGGCCGTCATCGCCGTGCCGCGGGAATAA
- a CDS encoding flavin reductase family protein, whose amino-acid sequence MTDHSDLSPQRLRHVLGHFATGLTVITAATSDGPAGFTCQSFSSLSLEPALVTFSPARTSSTWPLLRGAGKFTVNILAQEHQHLAAQFARSGTEKFAGADHAPSPLGNPVLPEALAWVDCELHQEYDGGDHTIVVAAVRSLSARTDAEPLLFYRGNYYGVQLRDALLPGAA is encoded by the coding sequence ATGACGGATCATTCTGACCTGAGCCCGCAACGGCTCCGTCACGTTTTGGGTCATTTCGCCACCGGGTTGACGGTGATCACCGCTGCCACAAGTGACGGCCCTGCCGGGTTTACCTGCCAGTCCTTTTCTTCCCTATCGCTGGAGCCCGCCCTGGTGACTTTCAGCCCGGCCCGGACGTCCTCGACCTGGCCGCTGCTGCGCGGGGCAGGGAAGTTCACAGTGAACATCCTGGCCCAGGAGCATCAGCATCTGGCCGCCCAGTTCGCCCGGTCGGGAACCGAAAAATTCGCCGGAGCCGACCACGCGCCGTCCCCGCTGGGCAACCCTGTGCTGCCCGAGGCCCTGGCCTGGGTGGACTGCGAACTCCATCAGGAATACGACGGCGGCGATCACACGATCGTGGTCGCCGCCGTCCGCTCCCTCAGTGCACGCACGGACGCGGAACCCCTGCTCTTCTACAGGGGCAACTACTACGGCGTTCAGCTCCGCGACGCGCTGCTTCCCGGCGCCGCCTGA
- a CDS encoding NtaA/DmoA family FMN-dependent monooxygenase (This protein belongs to a clade of FMN-dependent monooxygenases, within a broader family of flavin-dependent oxidoreductases, the luciferase-like monooxygenase (LMM) family, some of whose members use coenzyme F420 rather than FMN.), which produces MGTFDERPRLLLSAFVMNTTTHILGGQWRHPEAQQHRFNELQLWVDLARELEEAKFDAMFFADVVGLYGDHEGGWASLVERGLQVPSNDPLVLCSALAAVTKDIGLAMTSSVIQSDPFQLARQLSTLDHISNGRVAWNIVTSVLENAHRNFGNAGLTPHDDRYDWAEEYTEAVYKLWEGSWDDDALLADKVRGIHADPSKVHKVNHRGTRYSIDGPHLVAPSPQRTPFLFQAGSSARGKKFAAENAEATFLFAPNVDYVKKQTASIRALEAAAGRAAGDVKIFGGLSFVIGSTEAEVARKQAEYDEYLDLHTIIAHIGGGIGVDLGGLPLDTPLGDVETEGAQGVLQAAIASVPGGKPTIGDLARYRAKAQQIAGTPDQIVDELERWQDAGIDGVNIINQIIPGSYTDFIQGVLPELQRRGLAQTEYAPGTLREKVFGRGPKLEPTHPATRYRGAFSDLSAAATVKPNDLAPLRV; this is translated from the coding sequence ATGGGGACCTTTGACGAACGTCCCCGGCTGCTCCTGAGCGCTTTCGTGATGAACACAACCACCCACATCCTGGGGGGCCAGTGGCGGCATCCGGAGGCGCAGCAGCACCGCTTCAACGAGCTGCAGCTGTGGGTCGATCTGGCCCGCGAGCTGGAGGAGGCGAAATTCGATGCGATGTTCTTCGCCGACGTCGTGGGGCTGTACGGTGACCACGAGGGCGGCTGGGCCTCGCTGGTCGAGCGGGGGCTTCAGGTCCCCTCGAACGATCCGCTGGTGCTCTGCTCCGCACTGGCCGCGGTGACCAAGGATATTGGCCTCGCCATGACGAGCTCGGTGATCCAGTCGGATCCGTTCCAGCTGGCCCGTCAGCTGTCGACCCTGGACCATATTTCCAATGGCCGTGTCGCCTGGAACATCGTTACCAGTGTGTTGGAGAACGCCCACCGGAACTTCGGCAACGCCGGGCTCACTCCGCACGACGACCGGTACGACTGGGCCGAGGAATACACCGAGGCCGTCTACAAGCTCTGGGAGGGTTCCTGGGACGACGACGCACTGCTGGCCGACAAGGTCCGCGGCATCCACGCGGATCCGTCGAAGGTCCACAAGGTCAACCACCGCGGGACCCGTTACTCCATTGACGGCCCACACCTGGTCGCACCCAGCCCGCAGCGCACGCCGTTCCTGTTCCAGGCGGGGAGTTCCGCCCGCGGCAAGAAATTCGCTGCGGAGAACGCGGAGGCAACCTTCCTCTTTGCGCCCAACGTTGACTACGTCAAGAAACAAACTGCCTCGATCCGGGCCCTCGAAGCCGCGGCAGGCCGGGCCGCCGGCGACGTCAAGATCTTTGGCGGACTGTCCTTCGTAATCGGCAGCACCGAGGCAGAGGTCGCCCGCAAGCAGGCCGAATACGACGAGTACCTGGATCTCCACACGATCATCGCGCATATCGGCGGCGGGATCGGCGTCGATCTGGGCGGCCTCCCGCTCGATACCCCGCTGGGCGACGTCGAGACCGAGGGCGCCCAGGGTGTTCTTCAAGCCGCCATTGCGTCCGTGCCCGGCGGCAAGCCTACGATCGGTGACCTGGCACGCTACCGTGCCAAGGCCCAGCAGATCGCCGGCACCCCGGATCAGATTGTGGACGAACTGGAACGCTGGCAGGATGCCGGGATCGATGGTGTGAACATCATCAACCAGATCATCCCCGGGTCCTACACGGACTTCATCCAGGGCGTGCTGCCCGAGTTGCAGCGCCGCGGCCTGGCCCAGACGGAGTACGCGCCGGGCACGCTGCGTGAGAAGGTTTTCGGCCGTGGCCCGAAGCTGGAGCCAACCCACCCCGCAACGCGCTATCGCGGTGCCTTCAGCGACCTGTCGGCCGCAGCAACAGTGAAGCCGAACGACCTGGCTCCGCTGCGGGTTTAG
- a CDS encoding acyl-CoA dehydrogenase family protein encodes MTVSTEVRELSGEARYAALAARFQDVFARIAEGALERESNHVLPFEPVAWLKESGFTTIRVPAAHGGDPVSYEHLSRLLIELAAADSNVSHLLRSHFSFVETIALQPIEFRNRWFPRVLAGEIFGNAATERSGNALGTTQTKLREEEGRWLLKGEKYYTTGSIFADWVVVMASTEGREGRQYALVRVNDPKVTILDDWDGFGQPLTGTGTAIFADVEVDAGDIIQRKVTSTLEPAFFQLALLTVLVGIGHAALRDASQLVRERTRTFNTGSGSLFRDDPLIQERVGQIAAGVYAAESIVVAAARDLDAAVDPSLGLEVEAAFVRAELGVQQAHVSVPGLVLAAANELFDVTGASSTSRGKGLDRHWRNARTVATHNPVVFKARSVGDYHINGTIPTGLHSIGDAVPATTSSQGSDS; translated from the coding sequence ATGACTGTCTCGACAGAAGTAAGAGAACTCAGCGGAGAGGCCCGCTACGCGGCGTTGGCCGCCCGCTTCCAGGATGTCTTCGCGCGGATCGCAGAAGGTGCCCTGGAACGCGAGTCCAACCACGTCCTGCCGTTCGAGCCCGTTGCCTGGCTGAAGGAAAGCGGATTCACCACCATCCGGGTCCCCGCCGCGCACGGCGGGGACCCCGTCAGCTATGAGCACCTGAGCCGGCTGCTGATCGAACTCGCCGCCGCGGACTCCAACGTTTCACACCTGCTGCGGTCCCACTTCTCGTTCGTGGAAACGATTGCGCTGCAGCCCATCGAATTCCGCAACCGCTGGTTCCCCCGCGTACTCGCCGGGGAGATCTTCGGCAACGCCGCCACGGAACGCTCCGGCAACGCCCTGGGCACCACCCAGACCAAGCTTCGCGAGGAGGAGGGCCGCTGGCTGCTCAAGGGCGAAAAGTACTACACAACGGGCAGCATCTTCGCCGACTGGGTCGTGGTCATGGCGAGCACGGAAGGCCGTGAGGGCCGCCAGTACGCGTTGGTCCGCGTCAACGACCCCAAAGTCACGATCCTTGACGACTGGGACGGGTTCGGGCAGCCGCTCACCGGCACCGGAACGGCCATCTTTGCGGACGTGGAGGTCGACGCCGGGGACATCATCCAGCGCAAGGTCACCAGCACGCTGGAACCGGCGTTCTTCCAGCTCGCACTGCTGACCGTACTCGTCGGAATCGGCCACGCGGCTCTTCGCGACGCCAGCCAGCTGGTCCGCGAGCGCACCCGCACGTTCAACACCGGGTCAGGTTCGCTGTTCCGGGACGATCCGCTGATCCAGGAACGCGTTGGCCAGATCGCCGCCGGCGTCTACGCCGCCGAGTCCATCGTGGTGGCAGCCGCACGCGATCTGGATGCCGCCGTCGACCCTTCGCTGGGACTTGAGGTGGAGGCGGCCTTCGTCCGGGCCGAGCTGGGGGTGCAGCAGGCCCATGTGAGCGTCCCCGGCCTGGTTCTGGCCGCGGCGAATGAGCTGTTCGATGTCACCGGCGCTTCGTCGACCAGCCGCGGCAAGGGGCTGGACCGGCACTGGCGCAACGCCCGGACGGTAGCCACCCACAACCCGGTGGTGTTCAAGGCGCGGTCCGTCGGCGATTATCACATCAACGGAACCATCCCCACGGGCCTCCACAGCATCGGCGACGCGGTCCCGGCAACCACGTCCAGCCAGGGGAGCGATTCCTGA